In the Malus domestica chromosome 16, GDT2T_hap1 genome, one interval contains:
- the LOC103453110 gene encoding tetraspanin-8-like, whose amino-acid sequence MNLANNLLGLLNILTFLISVPIVIVGVQLYRVNAAGQCLEVFRLPVLVLGVLIMVMSIVGIISACCRISWLLWIYLLVMLLLLIGLMSIYAISFFIIWKSGGGTRVPGTELKEYKLSGYAEWLQNTVQGKGWDSLKNCLVVSQACNYMPKNDTKIQEFNMKELPPIMAGCCKPLAECGFSYKSPTVWIRNNSTSSSPDCKAWNNDPKVLCYNCDSCKAGTLEQLLDTWKSMHFLKIVFLGFLVLVYSIGCCAFKNTRKKPDYWRQ is encoded by the exons ATGAATCTAGCAAACAACCTATTAGGCCTTCTCAACATCCTCACCTTCCTGATATCGGTTCCAATCGTCATTGTCGGTGTGCAGCTGTATAGGGTAAATGCGGCTGGACAGTGCTTGGAGGTTTTTAGGCTGCCCGTTCTCGTGTTGGGCGTGTTGATCATGGTGATGTCCATCGTAGGCATAATCAGCGCGTGTTGTCGTATTTCTTGGCTCCTTTGGATCTACCTCTTAGTAATGCTCCTCCTCCTCATTGGACTCATGAGCATTTATGCCATATCCTTCTTTATCATTTGGAAATCAGGCGGGGGAACTAGGGTTCCTGGTACAGAGCTGAAGGAGTACAAGCTCAGCGGTTACGCGGAGTGGTTGCAGAATACAGTTCAAGGAAAGGGTTGGGATAGCCTCAAGAACTGTCTTGTTGTTAGCCAAGCATGCAATTATATGCCAAAAAATGATACTAAAATCCAGGAGTTCAATATGAAGGAGTTGCCCCCCATTATG GCTGGTTGCTGTAAGCCATTAGCCGAGTGTGGATTTAGTTATAAGAGCCCCACCGTGTGGATAAGGAATAACAGCACTTCTTCGAGCCCTGACTGCAAAGCATGGAACAACGACCCAAAGGTTTTGTGCTATAACTGCGATTCTTGCAAGGCTGGAACTTTGGAACAACTACTGGATACCTGGAAGAGTATGCACTTTCTCAAAATTGTATTCCTTGGCTTCCTCGTGCTTGTCTATAGTATAGGATGCTGCGCATTTAAAAACACAAGGAAGAAACCTGACTATTGgagacaataa